From the genome of Branchiostoma floridae strain S238N-H82 chromosome 8, Bfl_VNyyK, whole genome shotgun sequence:
ctcttcagatgacccaggtcactgaactgtttgctgcactcctcgcatgtgtacggtttctcaccggtgtgagttcgtATGTGTCTCTTTACAGCCCGTAGAtcactaaactgcttgctgcactcctcgcacCTGTACGGTCTTTCCccagtgtgagtgcgcatgtgactCTTAAGTTTTGATAGCTGAATAAACTGTTTGCGGCATTCAttacacttgtacggtttctctccggtgtgagtccgcatgtgtatcttcagaTGGCCCGGCCTACTAAACCgcctgccgcactcctcacatcggtacggtttctcgccggtgtgagttctcatgtggccCTTTAAATGAGATTGATGACTAAACCGTTTCCCGCATTCACCACACaggtatggtctctcaccagtgtgggttcgcAGGTGTTGATTGAGATTACTTTTGGAtcgaaactccttgtcgcaatggctgcacttgtgggtacgggGAGAATCCTGTCCGTCGTCTCCTTTCCCTTGTGCTAGATGAGATCCGGCTCcagtcgccatgttggtcaaGCTACAGATCCTGCAAGAATAAAGAGAAAAAAGAGAATAATATAATTTATTGAGTTTCTTTGAAAATTCTAGCTATCTATCTACTGAAAAGATATACCTGAACATGTCATCACATATAAACTTATAATGGTATACTATATGTGTTTATTATGTTAACTAATTATGTTGAAAAAACATAGTAGACATTTACTAGTTCTGTGGGTTTGCGTTGCGGTTTGATTACAGAATAAAGGGCGTACTAATTGGACACTCTGATTTGCATAGACAGGTCATGAAGGGATAGATTTGAAACTTTTAGGGTACAAAGTAAATCTGCTATTGCGAGCTAATGCTTCCTGTGGACATTTACTAATTTGTTGATAGTTTAAACGATAACATAAGCATAAACGAAAATCCAAAAATCTCAGCATGACTCCTTACTTGTATGTGGGAAGATCTGCTTGGCCATAACTGTCACCTGGCTATTTTGGAACCATTGTCAACTTCGCCATTCCAAAACCTACATGATCCTCACCTAGTAGTAAATGGACTCGATGTTCTCTGACAGGGTTACAGATGACACATAGTCTAGTCATAGATAAACATAGGAAACCAAAACTATACTAGTCAGTACTTACAGTGGTACGCCAGATGTTCCAAGCTACTGCGCGGTGTTTTCTTGTCGACACAGATCCTCACGGCTGCAGAGTTGGTAGTGGCAGAGTGGTCAGTGACACATTTATATAGTGACTGGATGGGGGAACTTTGAACTttcaattcaaatcaaatcgGGAATCAAACCGGTTTGGCAGGCTGTACTTGACAGCGAAACAAGTGGAAGTACCGTGATGATGTGCATAAAGGGGAAAACCAGACAACATGAGACATGTGTCTTACCAGAGTTTAGGGATAGTTTCTGAGTCAATAAAACGTTGAATTGACCTCAAAATAGACTTAGATGGAGAGCATTGATCTCCGTGTCGCTGTTGAAAATGGCGGATAAGCTGATTCAAGGGTCAGTATTTCCGGTGTGGAGAGGTCAAAGTGTATATACCTGATTACCCTTGCGAAACAACAGTTGGCCTCCTGGAGCATAGCTGCATTACAATGGAT
Proteins encoded in this window:
- the LOC118421017 gene encoding zinc finger protein 525-like isoform X3 — encoded protein: MATTVGSHLKQGEGDDGQDSPRTHKCSHCDKEFRSKSNLNQHLRTHTGERPYLCGECGKRFSHQSHLKGHMRTHTGEKPYRCEECGRRFSRPGHLKIHMRTHTGEKPYKCNECRKQFIQLSKLKSHMRTHTGERPYRCEECSKQFSDLRAVKRHIRTHTGEKPYTCEECSKQFSDLGHLKRHVRIHSGEKPYKCEECNKQFNTLTNLKAHMRTHTGEKPFRCEECSKQFSQLGNLKAHKMTHTCERPYRCEKCNKGFRQSSDLRVHMQAHTGECLSMPV
- the LOC118421017 gene encoding zinc finger protein 525-like isoform X2; amino-acid sequence: MATGAGSHLAQGKGDDGQDSPRTHKCSHCDKEFRSKSNLNQHLRTHTGERPYLCGECGKRFSHQSHLKGHMRTHTGEKPYRCEECGRRFSRPGHLKIHMRTHTGEKPYKCNECRKQFIQLSKLKSHMRTHTGERPYRCEECSKQFSDLRAVKRHIRTHTGEKPYTCEECSKQFSDLGHLKRHVRIHSGEKPYKCEECNKQFNTLTNLKAHMRTHTGEKPFRCEECSKQFSQLGNLKAHKMTHTCERPYRCEKCNKGFRQSSDLRVHMQAHTGECLSMPV